Below is a genomic region from Tepidiforma bonchosmolovskayae.
CGGGCGCCCGGCAGGAGCCCCCGCCGGACCAGCCTCCGCCCGCCCCCGGTGCCGGCACGGAGCCCGGCCAGGCCGGCACCGGACGCCGGCGCCGGCGCCGCCGCGGACGGGGCGGCGGCCAGCAGCCGCCTTCCGGCGGCGACTGACCGCCTGCGCGCCCACGCCTACTCGAGCGCCGCGAGCGCCGCCGCGATCTTCTCCCGCGCCTGCTTCGCCACCTCCGCCACCTCGGGGTCCTGGACGATGCTCATCGCCGCCACCGGGTCCATCGCCTCGACCACAATGCCGCGGCCCGTATCCCGCACCACCACGTTGCACGGCAGCAGCATCCCGACCTCCGGGTTCGCGCTCAGCGCCCGGTGGGCCAGCGGCGGATTGCACGCCCCGAGGATGAGGTAGGGCGGCATCTCCGCGCCGAGCTTCGCCTTCAGCGTCGCCTGCACATCGATCTCGGTCAGCACCCCGAACCCCTGCGCCTTCAGCGCCTCGCGGACCGCCTCCACCGCCTGGTGGAACGGCAGGCCTGTCTCCCGGCGCAGGCCAAACGTCAGCTGTTCGATCGTTGCGGTCATGGCAATCACCTCCTCCTCCCACCGTAGCAGAAACCGGCCCCTCCCCGGGGGAGGAGTGAGCGCCGCCCCGCCGTTCCTCCCCGCCCCAGGGAGGAGGGAGCCCCGCCCATCCCTTCCCGCCCCGCCGAGGGAGGAGGGATGGAATTCGAGATAAAGACCGCCTCCCGGCTTCGCCCTCCAGACTTCCTTCTCCTCCCTCCTCCCTTCTCCCTCCTCCCTTGGGGCGGTGCCCGGGGCCGGGCGGGGCTCCCTGCTCCCTGCTCCCTGCTCCCGTATCATTCGCATACCTTTCGACACTGGAGTTTCAACGCACGTGGAGACCTCACCCCGCAGCGCCGGCTTCTCCCCGGCCCGCCTCGACCGCATCACCGCCCACATCGAACGCCACTACATCGAACCCGGCAAAATCGCCGGCTGCCAGGTCCTCGTTGCCCGCCACGGAATCCCCGCCTACTTCCGCTCCTTCGGCTTCATGGACCTCGAACGCCAGCGCCCCATGCGCGACGACACCATCTTCCGCATCTACTCCATGACCAAGCCGATCACCTCCGTCGCCCTCATGCAGCTCTTCGAAGAAGCGCGCTTTATGCTGAACGACCCCGTCGCCCGTTACCTCCCCTCGTGGGAGCACCAGCGCGTCTGGGTCAGCGGCGACGGCGACGAGATGGAAACGAAAGCGCCGAACCGTCCCGTCTCGTTCAGGCACGTGCTCAGCCACACCGCCGGCCTCACCTACGGCGCAACCAACCACCCCGTCGATAAGGCCTACCGCCGCCTCGGCATCCAGCGCGGACCCGGCGAAACCCTCGATACCTTCGTCGAAAAGCTCGGCCGCGCGCCACTCCGCTACGAACCCGGCGAACGGTGGATGTACTCCTTCGCGACCGACGTCTGCGGCGCCCTCGTCGAACGGATCTCCGGCCAGCGGCTCGATGCATACTTCCGCGAGCGCATCTTCGAGCCGCTCGGCATGACCGACACCGCCTTCTTCGTCCCGCCCGAAAAGCAGGAGCGGTTCGCCGCCAACTACCAGCGCCAGCCCGATAAGACGCTCAGGCTCATCGACGACCCCGAGACCAGCAGCTACCTCCGCGAGCCGTCGTTCCTCTCGGGCGGGGGCGGGCTGGTCGGCACCACCCACGACTACTGGAGCTTCTGCGAAATGCTCCGTCGCGGGGGCGAACTCGATGGCGCCCGCATCATCAGCAGCCGCACGCTCGAACTGATGACCCGCAACTACCTGCCGGGCGGCCAGGACCTCACCAGCCTCGCCATCGGCGCCTTCTCGGAAACCGCAAACGAAGGCGTCGGGTTCGGCCTCGGCTTCGCCGTCACCCTCGATGCCGCCCGCGCCGGCACCCTCGGCGAGGGCGACTACTACTGGGGCGGCGCCGCCTCCACCATCTTCTGGGTCGACCCCCGCGAAGACCTCGTCTGCATCTTCATGACCCAGCTCATGCCGTCAGGCACCTTCAACTTCCGCGGCCAGCTCAAGAACCTCATCTACTCCGCCATCGACTGAGCCCCGGAGGGCCTGCCCCGGCCCCCAAGCCTCCCGGCCCGGGGGAGGAGGGAGGCCCCGCTTCTCCCTTCCACCCCACCGAGGGGGGAGGGAGCCCCGCCCTGCCCCTCCTCCCCGCCGAGGGAGAAGAGAAGCGATGCTCATTCTCCTCCCTCCTCCCTCCTCCCTTCTCCCTGGGGGCGCAGTGGGGCTTGGGTGGGGGCGGGGACGCCATACGTGAGTAAAGCCAAAGCAAATGACGTATTGACAATTCGACCGGCATGCACTAGATTCCCCGGTGACGCCCGGCGGGCAGCCGCCCTGCAGTTCATCACCGCATTCGATGGCTGCTGCGGCACGAACACCTGGTAACGGAGGGAACGCAGTGCGCCGCATCATCTTCGCGCTTGGCATCTTCTCGGCTGCAGCCGTCGCCGGTACATGGCTGCTCTTCACGGGCGGGTCCCCGGCAGCCGACGCCAGCCCCGGCTCGCTCGACCGGGATGGCCGGGTCGTTGTCTGGCCCGGCCAGGCCGACCTCGCCCGCAGCGAGGGCGACCTCCTCGCCGCAGACCTCCTGTCCGATGGCCGCCTGTCGTTCGAGGAGTACGACCGCGTGACCCGCGAATTCGTCGCCTGCGTCGAGGCCCGGGGCGGCCAGCTGGCGCGGCCCCTGGTCCCCGGCCCCCTCCAGGTGTACGCCATCGAATTCACCTTCCCGCCCCGCGCCGAGGGCGATGCCGGCGCCGTCGCTGCCGCGAGCCAGGCGACGGTCGACGCCTGCGCCTCGCCGACCTACGCCCGCATCAGCGCCATCTGGTCGCAGGCGCACCAGCCGTCGCCGGCGCAGCTGCGTGACGCTCACGTTCAGCTCGTCGGCTGCCTGCGCGCCGAGGGCCTCGAGATTCCCGAAGCCGCCGCAGCCGGCGGCAGCCTCCTCCCCTTCGTTCGGGATAATATGGAGGCCTTCGTCCGCTGCTCCGGGCCCGTGAGCGACGCACTCGGCATGTCCCCCGGCTACTTCGCCGGCACCTGACCCCAGCCCCCGCCGGCCTCCCCGCCCGAGGGAGGAGGGAGCCCGGCCCCGGCTGCGACCCGTCCCCGAGGGAGGAGGGAGCCCGGCCCCGGCTGCTGCCCGTCCCCGAGGGAGGAGGGAGCCCGGCCCCGGCTGCGACCCGTCCCCGAGGGAGGAGGGAGCCCGGCCCCGGCTGCTGCCCGTCCCCGAGGGAGGAGGGAGCCCGGCCCCTCCCGTCTTCCCCACCGAGCGATGAGGGAGCCCCGCCCCGCCCGCCTCCCGGCCCCCAGCGCGGAGGTTGGAGCTTGAAGGTCGAAGCTTGACCGAATAGGAGCACCGGCCACCCCAGCTCCCAGCTCCCAGCTCCCAGCTCCCGGCTCCCTCGGTGGGACAGCGGATGGGCACGCGGGGTTCCCTCCTCCCTCCTCCCTTCTCCCTCGGCGGGGTTGGGCGGCCGGGTGGTGCTCCCTCCTCCCTCGGCGGGGCAGCTGGGCCGGGCGGGGCTCCCTTCTCCCTCCTCCCTTCTCCCTCGGGGCGGGGACAAGGCGGACGTGGGGCCTCCCTCCTCCCTGGGGCGGAAGGGTGAGCGGCGGAGGGGTTCCCTCCTCCCTCCTCCCTTCTCCCTCGGGGCGGGGCCAGGGCGGACCTGGGGCCTCCCTCCTCCCCGCTACCGCGTAATCGCGTCCACCTCCGCCAGCTCGTCCGCCGTCAGCCGCCACGCGGCCGCCGCCACGTTCTGGTCCACCTGCTCCGGCCGCGTCGCACCCGCAATGACGCTCCCCACGTGCGGCTGGCTCGCCAGCCACCCGATGGCGAGGTCCACCATCCCCTTCCCCCGCGCCTGCGCGAACGTCTCCAGCTTCTCGAGGATGGCGAAATTCCGGTCCGTCAGCACCCGCGCCGCCATCGGCCCCGCGTTCGCCAGCCGCGTGCCCGCCGGCAGCTCCTCCCCCTTCCGGTACTTCCCGGTCAGGAAGCCGCTCGCCAGCGGGAAGTACGGCAGGATGCTCAGCCCGTACGCGTTGCACGCCGGCACCAGCTCCGCCTCGATCCGCCGGTCGAGCAGGTTGTACTCGTTCTGCGCCGAAATGAACGGCGTCACATTCAGCCGCTGCGCCACGAAGTGCGCCTCCGTCGCCTGCCAGGCCGCAAAGTTCGAATGCCCGATGTACCGCACCTTCCCCTGCCGCACCAGGTCGTCCAGCGCCCGGAGCGTCTCCTCGATCGGCGTGTGCGGGTCCGGCCGGTGCACCTGGTACAGGTCGATGTAGTCCGTATCCAGCCGCCGCAGCGAGTCCTCCACCGCCTGCATGATGTACTTCCGCGAGGCGCCCATCCGGTGCGGCCCTTCGCCCATCTTCATCCCGAACTTCGTCGCGATGACCACCTTCTCCCGGTGGCCCTTCAGGATCTTCCCGAGGAACTCCTCCGAGCGGCCGCCCCCGCCGTACACATCCGCCGTGTCGAACAGCGTAATCCCGAGGTCGAGCGCGCGGTGCACCACCGCCTTCGATTGCTCGAAATCGCAGCGGATGCCGAAGTTGTTGCAGCCGAGCCCCACGAGCGAAACCTCGAGGCCCGACCGGCCGAGATGCCGAAACTCCATGCTGGTTGCTCCTGCGAAAGTGCTGGTGGCGCGAAGTATACGCCCGCCCTTCGCCCCTGCCGCCGCCATGCGCCGGCCGGGGTGGTTCCTGCTACGCTAACCAAATGCTCGAACTCCCGGCTCCGCCGGCCCCCGCCGGCGGCCCCTTCGCCTCCCTCCGCTACCAGCAATTCCGCTGGCTCTTCGCCTCCAACATCGCCTTCTTCTTCGCGATGAACGGCCAGTTCGTCGTGCGCTCCGTCCTCGCCTACCGGCTCACCGGCAGCGAACTCGCCCTCGGCCTCATCAACCTCGTCGTCGCCATCCCCATGCTCGTCGTCTCGCCCTTCGGCGGCGTCGTCGCCGACCGCGTCGAAAAGCGCCGGCTGATCATGACCGGCCAGGCCGTCCTCGTCGCCTCCGAGCTCGCCGTCTTCGTCCTCCTCGTCCTCGGCCTGCTCGAATTCTGGCACCTGCTCGCCGCGGTCTTCGTCATGGGCTGCACCTTCCCGTTCATCATGCCCGCGCGCCAGGCGATCGTCGCCAGCATCGTCGGCCGGCAGGGGATGGCGAACGCCATGGCCCTCCAGATGGGCGGCATGAATGCTGCCCGCGTGGTCGGGCCGGTGCTCGCCGGGTTCATCATCGCTGTGGCCGGCGTCCGCTGGGTCTACGCCGTCGCCGTCACCCTCTACGCCCTGGCCTTCTTCTCCATGGCCCACGTCCACCGCGCGCCCCCGGCCGAAGGCGCCCGCGGCCGGCCCGTCTGGTCCGAGCTGCTCGGCGGGCTCCGCTACGCCGCCGGCGACCCGCCCGTGCGGGCCCTCCTCGTCCTCTCCATCATCCCGATCCTGCTGGCCATGCCGTTCCAGGCGCTCCTCGTCGTCTTCGCCGATGACGTCTGGCACGTCGGCGCCGGCGGCCTCGGCGTCCTCCAGGCCGCGGCCGGGCTCGGCGGCATCGCCGGGTCCTTCTGGGTCGCCTTCACCAGCGCGTCCCCCCGCAAGCTGCGCCTGATGATGAGCACCCTCCTGGCCTTCGCCGGGAGCGTCCTCCTTTTCTCCATCAGCCCCTGGTTCCTGCTCGCGCTCCCGCTCGTCTTCGCCGCCGATGTCTTCGCCAGCGCCTTCACCACCACGGTGAACATGCTCATCCAGGTGCTGATCCCCGATGAGGTCCGCGGCCGGGTGATGAGCCTGATGATGATGACCTTCGGCCTCACTCCGCTCGGCACCGTCCCCGTCAGCGCCCTCGCCGAAGCGCTCGGTGCGCCCGCGGCCGTCGCCGTCGCCTCGGTCGTGACCATCGCGCTCTCGCTGGCGGTGCTGGCCGCGAGCCGCTCGCTGCGCGGCATCGACGCCACCGTCGCCCGCGCCCTCGAAGCGGAGGCGGCCGCCCAGCCCGGGTTCCGCCCCGGCATGCCGCCCGGCGCCCCCGCCTGGGCCGGCCGCGCGCCCGCCGACGCCGGTTAGTCGGCCGCCGGCGGCTGCTCGAACCGCTCGTAGATCAGGTCCGCTTCCTTCGAAAGCAGGTCGCGCAGGCTCTGCAGCATCCGCTCGGCATCGTGCCGGATGGTGTGCAGGCCCTGGAGGTCGCCCTCTTCCACCCGGCGGACCTCAACCTGCAGGTCGGCGGCTTCCGCTTCGAGCCGGCGGAGCTGGGCCGCCAGCTGCCGCAGCCGCGGCTCGGTCCACGGCGCATCGCGCAGGATCTCGGCGTACAGCCCGTCGGCCCGCTCCACCTCAAGCCGGTGCTCGCGCAGGGCATCGACCACCTTCGCCAGCTCCTGCCCCACCCGCTCGGCCCACGCGCGTTCGCGCGCCGGCTGGGGCCGCCGCAGCGCCGCGAGGAGCGCATCCTGCGCGACGAGCAGGCCGTTCTGCGTCCGCTCTGCCCCGGCCAGGGCCGATTGCTGGAGGTCGGTCAGTGCTGGTGTTCCGCTGCTGGTCATGGCATCACCTCCCGCTCATGCAGAATGCGGCCGGGCGTACCCTGCCCGTGCCGCAATCTATTGTAAAGAACCGATGGCCCCCGGTCAGGGCTGGATGGCGATCGCCGCCGCCCAGAACACGGCGTACACCAGCGCGGACCGCGCGGTTTGCTTCAGGAGCGGGTTGAGTTCGCGCCCGCTCGTTCCCCCAAGCACCTGCCGGAGGAGCGGCCGTCTGTCCGCTATCCCCACGGCGGCGACGACGAGCCCCAACGGCGCGTCACCGGTCACCGTCGCCCCGGCTGGCACCGCCAGCGTCACTCCGAACAGTGCTGCAAACCACCAGCGCGTCCCCCGGTCGCCGAGCACCACCCCGAGCGTTACCTTGCCCGTCCGCCGGTCGGTGGGAATGTCGCGCAGGTTGTTCACCACGAGGATCATCGTGACGGTCGCCCCGACCGGCACCGCCGCCCAGAAGCTGAACCAGGTGAGCTCCCCCGCCTGCACGTAGTACGTCCCCATCACCGCCACGAGCCCGAAGAAGACGAACGTGAACAGGTCGCCGAGCGCGTGGTACCCCACCGGCCACGGCCCGCCGGTGTAGATGACCGCCGCGACGATGCTCGCAAGGCCGACCGCCACGATGGGCCAGCCGCCAACCCACGCGAGGTACACCCCCGCCAGCAGCGCCAGCCCGAAGGCGGCAGCCATGCCGGCCTTCAGCTCCCGCGGCGTCAGCAGGCCGAGCTGGCTCGCGCGCGGCGGCCCCAGCCGGTCCGGCGTATCGGCCCCCCGCTCGTGGTCGAAGACGTCGTTGGCGAAATTCGCCCCAACCTGGAGGCAGAGCGCCCCGAACAGCGCCGCCAGCGCCGGCACCAGCGCAAACGCATCGTCCCGGATCGCCGCCGCCGTGCCCACCGCAACCGGCGCAGCTGCGGCCGTCAGCGTCGGCAGACGCGCCGCCATCCGCCACGCCTGCAGCCGGCCCGGGCGCGCACCCGCAGCCGCAGCCGTCATTGCCGCTCCGCCGTGATCGACTGGATGGCGCCGAACATCGGCCGCTGCTTCCGGATGCGATGGAAGCCAGCCTCGCGCAGCATGCGGACCATCTCCGCCTCCTCCGGCAGGTAGGCCGCCGATTCGGGCAGGTAGTGGTAGGCGGACCGGTCGGCGAGCAGCCCGCCCACCCGCGGCACCACCTTCTGGAAATAGAACCGGTGCCCGGCCGCAACCAGCGGATTCCGCGGCCGGTCCACCTCGAGCAGGCCGAGCCGCCCGCCCGGCTGCAGCACCCGCGCCAGCTCGGCGAGCACCGGCGGAATCGCCACGAAGTTCCGGAGCGCAAAGCCCGAAACCGCCACCGTGAACACCCCGTCGCGGAATGGCAGCCGGAGCGCATCGCCCTGGACCCAGGCCGAGGTTTCGCCCGAGCGCGCCGCCGCCTGTTCGAGCATCCCACGGCTGAAATCGAGCCCGACGGCCAGCGCCCCGCGCGCCCGGCAGAGCTCGACGAAGTCGCCCGTGCCGCAGGCCAGGTCGAGCACCACATCCGCCGGGCTTACCCCGAGCCGCTCGACCAGCGCCATCCGCCAGCGCTGGTCCGCCCCGAAGGTCATCAGCCGGTTCACCCGGTCGTACGAGGGCGAGATGCGGTCGAACATCGCGCGGACCGCGCGGGCCTTCTCCTCGGGCGGGGGCAGATGCGCCATCGGCCGTATTGTCGCAAGGCCGCCCCTACCGCGCAGTCAGCCGGGGCGCCTTCCCCCTCCCCGTCAGCCCCGCCCCAGGGAGGAGGGAGGAGGGAGCCCCCGGCTGCCCCGGAGCCGCCGCCAGGGAGAAGCTGGAAGCTGGGAGGCGGTTTGCAGGGCCGCCCGCATCTGTCGAGCTGGCGCCTCCCAGCTTCAAGGTCCAACCTCCTCCCTCGGCGGGGAGGAAGGGAGGCGCGGGGCTCCCTCCCCGCTCCCCGCTCCCCGCTCCCCGCTCCCTGCTCCCTGCTCCCCGCTCCCCGCCCCCATCGACACTCCCCCCCTCCGGCCCCACAATCACCCCATGACCGCGCCGCGGCCCCGCGTCGATGTCGTCATCCCTTGCTACAACGAGGTCAAAGTCCTCGAGCAGAGCACCCTCGCGACCCTCGCGCTCTTCGACAGGAACCCCCAGTACGACTGGCGCCTCGTCATCGCCGATAACGGCTCCACCGATGGCACCTCCGAGCTCGCCCGCCGGCTCGCCGCCGAGCACCCCCGCGTCCACGCCCTCGTCCTCGAGGTCAAAGGCCGCGGCCTCGCCCTGCGGGAGGCCTGGCTCCAGAGCGACGCCGACATCGTCAGCTACATGGATGTCGACCTCTCCACCGACCTCGCCCACCTGCCGGAGCTCATCGCCCTCGTCGCCGAGCGCGGCTGCGATGTGGCCATCGGCTCCCGGCTGGCCCGGGGCGCGAAAGTCAAACGCCAGCTCAAGCGCGAAATCACCAGCCGCGGCTACGTCGCCCTCATCCGGCTCACCTTCCCGCGCCTCCGCATCACCGATGCTCAGTGCGGCTTCAAGGCCCTCAACCGCCGGGCCGTCCAGCTCATCGTCCCCCA
It encodes:
- a CDS encoding DUF302 domain-containing protein is translated as MTATIEQLTFGLRRETGLPFHQAVEAVREALKAQGFGVLTEIDVQATLKAKLGAEMPPYLILGACNPPLAHRALSANPEVGMLLPCNVVVRDTGRGIVVEAMDPVAAMSIVQDPEVAEVAKQAREKIAAALAALE
- a CDS encoding serine hydrolase domain-containing protein — translated: METSPRSAGFSPARLDRITAHIERHYIEPGKIAGCQVLVARHGIPAYFRSFGFMDLERQRPMRDDTIFRIYSMTKPITSVALMQLFEEARFMLNDPVARYLPSWEHQRVWVSGDGDEMETKAPNRPVSFRHVLSHTAGLTYGATNHPVDKAYRRLGIQRGPGETLDTFVEKLGRAPLRYEPGERWMYSFATDVCGALVERISGQRLDAYFRERIFEPLGMTDTAFFVPPEKQERFAANYQRQPDKTLRLIDDPETSSYLREPSFLSGGGGLVGTTHDYWSFCEMLRRGGELDGARIISSRTLELMTRNYLPGGQDLTSLAIGAFSETANEGVGFGLGFAVTLDAARAGTLGEGDYYWGGAASTIFWVDPREDLVCIFMTQLMPSGTFNFRGQLKNLIYSAID
- a CDS encoding aldo/keto reductase, which translates into the protein MEFRHLGRSGLEVSLVGLGCNNFGIRCDFEQSKAVVHRALDLGITLFDTADVYGGGGRSEEFLGKILKGHREKVVIATKFGMKMGEGPHRMGASRKYIMQAVEDSLRRLDTDYIDLYQVHRPDPHTPIEETLRALDDLVRQGKVRYIGHSNFAAWQATEAHFVAQRLNVTPFISAQNEYNLLDRRIEAELVPACNAYGLSILPYFPLASGFLTGKYRKGEELPAGTRLANAGPMAARVLTDRNFAILEKLETFAQARGKGMVDLAIGWLASQPHVGSVIAGATRPEQVDQNVAAAAWRLTADELAEVDAITR
- a CDS encoding MFS transporter is translated as MLELPAPPAPAGGPFASLRYQQFRWLFASNIAFFFAMNGQFVVRSVLAYRLTGSELALGLINLVVAIPMLVVSPFGGVVADRVEKRRLIMTGQAVLVASELAVFVLLVLGLLEFWHLLAAVFVMGCTFPFIMPARQAIVASIVGRQGMANAMALQMGGMNAARVVGPVLAGFIIAVAGVRWVYAVAVTLYALAFFSMAHVHRAPPAEGARGRPVWSELLGGLRYAAGDPPVRALLVLSIIPILLAMPFQALLVVFADDVWHVGAGGLGVLQAAAGLGGIAGSFWVAFTSASPRKLRLMMSTLLAFAGSVLLFSISPWFLLALPLVFAADVFASAFTTTVNMLIQVLIPDEVRGRVMSLMMMTFGLTPLGTVPVSALAEALGAPAAVAVASVVTIALSLAVLAASRSLRGIDATVARALEAEAAAQPGFRPGMPPGAPAWAGRAPADAG
- a CDS encoding 1,4-dihydroxy-2-naphthoate polyprenyltransferase, whose amino-acid sequence is MTAAAAGARPGRLQAWRMAARLPTLTAAAAPVAVGTAAAIRDDAFALVPALAALFGALCLQVGANFANDVFDHERGADTPDRLGPPRASQLGLLTPRELKAGMAAAFGLALLAGVYLAWVGGWPIVAVGLASIVAAVIYTGGPWPVGYHALGDLFTFVFFGLVAVMGTYYVQAGELTWFSFWAAVPVGATVTMILVVNNLRDIPTDRRTGKVTLGVVLGDRGTRWWFAALFGVTLAVPAGATVTGDAPLGLVVAAVGIADRRPLLRQVLGGTSGRELNPLLKQTARSALVYAVFWAAAIAIQP
- a CDS encoding ubiquinone/menaquinone biosynthesis methyltransferase, translated to MAHLPPPEEKARAVRAMFDRISPSYDRVNRLMTFGADQRWRMALVERLGVSPADVVLDLACGTGDFVELCRARGALAVGLDFSRGMLEQAAARSGETSAWVQGDALRLPFRDGVFTVAVSGFALRNFVAIPPVLAELARVLQPGGRLGLLEVDRPRNPLVAAGHRFYFQKVVPRVGGLLADRSAYHYLPESAAYLPEEAEMVRMLREAGFHRIRKQRPMFGAIQSITAERQ
- a CDS encoding dolichyl-phosphate beta-glucosyltransferase encodes the protein MTAPRPRVDVVIPCYNEVKVLEQSTLATLALFDRNPQYDWRLVIADNGSTDGTSELARRLAAEHPRVHALVLEVKGRGLALREAWLQSDADIVSYMDVDLSTDLAHLPELIALVAERGCDVAIGSRLARGAKVKRQLKREITSRGYVALIRLTFPRLRITDAQCGFKALNRRAVQLIVPQIENRMWFFDTELLILAHQAGLKICELPVRWVEDPDTKVKIVSTAIEDIRGLLRMRFRRRRPGAPAA